From Poecile atricapillus isolate bPoeAtr1 chromosome Z, bPoeAtr1.hap1, whole genome shotgun sequence, one genomic window encodes:
- the LOC131573403 gene encoding serine/threonine-protein kinase PAK 3-like, whose product MREMKNPNIVTYLESYLANEAVWLVLEYMDGGSLAGVLRMKTMAVGHIATVCRECLRGLDFLHANNIIHRDIKSGNILLGLDGSVKLADFGICVQFIPEKRKPRARAGTARWMAPEVLRGVPYGPKVDIWSLGIVGIEMAKGEAPYIRENRARATYLIRTQGIPDLEKLNLHPGLCEFLGCCLQMDVDRRGSAKELLKHPFLKLAKPLFGLF is encoded by the exons ATGAGGGAAATGAAGAACCCCAACATTGTCACCTACCTCGAAAG CTACCTTGCCAATGAGGCTGTGTGGCTGGTGTTGGAGTACATGGATGGAGGCTCCTTAGCTGGTGTGCTCCGGATGAAAACAATGGCTGTAGGACACATAGCAACTGTCTGTCGGGAG TGCCTGAGAGGCCTGGATTTCCTTCATGCCAACAACATCATCCACAGAGACATCAAAAGTGGAAACATCCTTCTGGGCCTGGATGGCTCTGTCAAGTTGG ctgatTTTGGCATTTGTGTTCAGTTCATCcctgagaaaagaaaaccaagggCGAGGGCCGGGACCGCTCGCTGGATGGCACCCGAAGTTCTGAGGGGAGTGCCATACGGCCCCAAAGTGGACATCTGGTCCCTTGGCATCGTGGGAATAGAAATGGCCAAAGGAGAGGCTCCGTATATTCGGGAGAACCGTGCCAGG gCTACCTATCTGATACGCACCCAAGGAATACCAGACCTGGAAAAGCTCAACCTACACCCAGGCTTGTGTGAATTTctgggctgctgcctgcagatggATGTGGACAGGCGAGGCTCTGCCAAGGAACTTCTGAAG CATCCATTTCTCAAATTAGCCAAGCCTCTCTTCGGCCTCTTCTGA